One part of the Marinobacter sp. MDS2 genome encodes these proteins:
- a CDS encoding flavodoxin, which translates to MAAIRILTGSVYGGALQTAKTIKDTLEPEGYKVSVLENPNLEDITANDDALLVCTSTTGQGELPPNLLPFYIELKDQLPQQPGRPFGIIVLGDSSYGDTFCGAGDLMEEALYETCARKVGDTLKIDALETLEPETEALEWARQWAKEI; encoded by the coding sequence ATGGCAGCAATCCGCATCCTAACCGGCAGCGTCTACGGCGGGGCGTTACAGACCGCGAAGACCATCAAGGACACCTTGGAGCCAGAAGGATACAAAGTGTCCGTTCTGGAAAACCCCAATCTTGAAGACATAACCGCCAATGACGATGCTCTTCTGGTCTGCACCTCGACCACCGGACAAGGCGAACTGCCCCCCAACCTGCTGCCGTTTTATATCGAGCTCAAAGACCAGCTGCCTCAGCAGCCTGGCCGGCCGTTCGGCATCATCGTGCTCGGCGACAGCTCCTACGGCGACACCTTCTGCGGTGCCGGCGATTTAATGGAAGAAGCGCTGTACGAAACCTGTGCGCGTAAAGTAGGTGACACGCTTAAAATCGATGCTCTGGAAACCCTGGAGCCGGAAACCGAAGCCTTGGAATGGGCCAGGCAGTGGGCAAAAGAAATCTGA
- a CDS encoding DUF503 domain-containing protein, which yields MSESLRKLLKEGKTPKQQQHTITPHVGLLTLHFQLYGCEDLKAKRKAFTAMKATWGKEPDLAVSETADHDALDCATWTIAALGDSAQQITQRLDQVEKDIQDRIDAAILDIHREIL from the coding sequence ATGTCGGAATCCCTGAGAAAACTGTTAAAAGAAGGCAAAACCCCAAAACAACAGCAACACACCATCACCCCCCACGTAGGCCTGCTAACCCTGCACTTCCAGCTGTACGGCTGCGAAGACCTAAAAGCCAAGCGCAAAGCCTTCACCGCCATGAAAGCCACCTGGGGCAAAGAACCCGACCTGGCCGTCAGCGAAACCGCCGACCACGACGCCTTAGACTGCGCCACCTGGACCATCGCCGCCCTGGGCGACTCCGCCCAGCAGATCACCCAGCGCCTCGACCAGGTCGAAAAAGACATCCAGGACCGCATCGACGCCGCCATACTCGACATCCACCGGGAAATTCTCTGA
- a CDS encoding GGDEF domain-containing protein, producing MHDNLTLSQALSTEHEEQQVSRLLSAVSVMAILFLFGIGAKAWHSGDSTHGVILWLFSVPIILNMLWFARTGNRRTQKTGLLTFVALLLSYLVATGGESSTGPLWFYALPPLLFFLTSLKTGTAVLLFCYLAALIVFQFPDLPGITAEYNNDFKIRFFATLTFESFFCFVLEATRQSARNKLVSFAQAHEHAARTDELTGLANRREMLNRLNAEFSRYQRAGHHFSIALIDLDLFKQVNDNHGHDAGDKVLQRFAEVTRGVTRQTDLAARWGGEEFMLLLPDTTLLQALALAERLRSEIANTSFTHNGASVPVTLSAGVCSISNASSINELLKQVDVQLYTAKGSGRNQISPRVRSQHKALTSST from the coding sequence ATGCATGACAACCTAACACTTAGCCAAGCGCTCTCAACCGAGCACGAAGAGCAGCAGGTATCTCGCCTGCTGTCCGCCGTATCCGTGATGGCTATCCTGTTTTTGTTTGGCATTGGCGCTAAAGCCTGGCACTCCGGTGACTCTACTCACGGCGTAATCCTTTGGTTATTTAGCGTACCCATTATTCTGAACATGCTCTGGTTCGCTCGCACGGGTAACCGACGCACCCAGAAAACCGGCTTGCTCACCTTTGTCGCCCTTTTACTGTCGTACCTTGTAGCCACGGGCGGAGAAAGCAGTACCGGCCCGCTATGGTTTTACGCCTTACCGCCGCTGCTGTTCTTTCTAACGAGCCTGAAAACCGGAACAGCTGTTCTGCTGTTTTGTTACCTCGCGGCATTGATCGTGTTTCAGTTTCCCGATCTGCCCGGCATCACCGCGGAGTACAACAATGACTTCAAAATTCGCTTCTTCGCCACACTGACCTTTGAATCTTTTTTCTGTTTTGTTCTCGAAGCGACGCGCCAGTCAGCGCGGAACAAACTGGTGAGCTTCGCGCAAGCCCACGAACATGCCGCCCGCACAGACGAATTGACGGGGCTAGCCAACCGACGGGAAATGTTGAACCGGTTAAACGCGGAATTTTCACGCTACCAAAGAGCTGGACATCATTTTTCCATCGCTCTGATCGACCTGGACCTGTTCAAACAGGTCAACGACAACCACGGCCACGATGCGGGAGACAAGGTACTTCAACGCTTTGCAGAGGTGACCCGCGGCGTTACACGCCAAACCGACCTTGCAGCCCGCTGGGGTGGCGAAGAGTTCATGTTGTTATTACCAGACACCACCTTGCTTCAGGCCCTCGCCCTAGCCGAGCGCCTGAGATCCGAGATTGCAAACACCTCATTTACCCATAACGGTGCCTCGGTGCCAGTGACACTCAGCGCAGGTGTTTGCTCCATCTCAAACGCATCCTCAATCAACGAGCTGCTCAAACAGGTCGATGTGCAGCTGTATACCGCCAAAGGCAGCGGCAGAAACCAGATTTCGCCTCGGGTTCGCAGCCAGCACAAAGCCCTGACCTCATCGACTTGA
- a CDS encoding isovaleryl-CoA dehydrogenase — MSKPLGTTRDRNTDTPRPDRYLAATHEVLNQPKALADYNLFEQDAALRDAVLREGAAHANEDLSRFGAWAGKADTIELGHQANHNKPSFRTHDRYGHRIDEVTFHPAYHELMTAALENGLHSSPWANPGQGAHVARAAKYYMHSQVEAAHCCPITMTFAAIPSIRKQPELAKLWEQKILTNAYDGRNLPDREKTAVTIGMAMTEKQGGSDVRANTTRAYAIASEGPGQAYELVGHKWFVSAPMCDAFLVLAQTTNGLSCFLMPRWRPDGSKNPWQIQQLKNKMGNVANASSEVELRGAMAWMVGEEGRGVPTIIEMVAMTRFDCMIGSSAGMRQAVAQATHHCHNRSAFGARLSDQPLMQNVLADLTLENEAALAYTMRVARALDNQNSEHERLLARLATPVGKYWICKRTPNHAYEAMECIGGSGVMEDCIMPRLFRESPVNAIWEGSGNVQCLDTLRAIQKEPETLDAFFKEAAEAKGTDRRFDQFLAQLQADFSDISDFQYRARNLVDRLALAMQASVLLRFGNQHVADAFCASRLQNNGGMNYGNLPSGTNVAAIIKRATPIVG, encoded by the coding sequence ATGAGCAAGCCGCTAGGCACCACCCGCGATCGCAACACCGACACCCCCCGACCGGATCGCTATCTGGCCGCAACCCACGAGGTTCTCAACCAGCCCAAAGCGCTGGCCGACTACAACCTGTTCGAGCAAGACGCCGCCCTGCGGGACGCCGTATTGCGGGAAGGTGCCGCCCACGCCAACGAAGACCTGAGCCGCTTTGGTGCCTGGGCCGGAAAAGCCGACACCATAGAGCTGGGCCACCAGGCCAACCACAACAAACCCAGCTTCCGCACCCATGATCGTTACGGCCACAGAATAGATGAGGTCACGTTTCACCCGGCCTACCACGAACTGATGACCGCAGCACTGGAAAACGGTTTGCACAGCTCGCCCTGGGCCAACCCCGGCCAAGGTGCCCACGTCGCGCGGGCAGCCAAGTATTATATGCACTCGCAGGTAGAAGCCGCCCACTGCTGCCCCATCACCATGACCTTCGCCGCAATCCCCTCCATCCGCAAACAACCGGAACTGGCGAAGCTTTGGGAACAAAAAATCCTGACCAACGCCTACGACGGCCGCAATCTACCCGACCGCGAAAAAACCGCCGTCACCATCGGCATGGCGATGACCGAAAAACAAGGCGGCAGCGACGTGCGCGCCAACACCACCCGAGCCTACGCCATAGCTTCCGAAGGCCCCGGCCAGGCTTACGAACTGGTCGGCCACAAATGGTTCGTCTCCGCCCCCATGTGCGACGCCTTTCTGGTACTGGCCCAAACCACCAACGGCCTGTCCTGCTTCCTGATGCCGCGCTGGCGCCCGGACGGCAGCAAAAACCCGTGGCAGATCCAACAACTGAAAAACAAAATGGGCAACGTTGCCAACGCCTCCAGCGAAGTTGAACTTCGCGGCGCCATGGCCTGGATGGTCGGCGAAGAAGGCCGGGGCGTGCCCACCATCATTGAAATGGTCGCCATGACCCGCTTCGACTGCATGATCGGAAGCTCCGCCGGCATGCGCCAGGCCGTTGCCCAAGCCACCCACCACTGCCACAACCGCAGCGCCTTCGGAGCCCGCCTGAGCGACCAGCCCCTGATGCAAAACGTGCTGGCCGACCTCACCCTCGAAAACGAAGCCGCCCTCGCCTACACCATGCGAGTCGCCCGTGCTCTGGACAATCAAAACAGCGAACACGAACGCCTACTGGCCCGACTGGCCACTCCTGTCGGCAAATACTGGATCTGCAAACGCACCCCCAACCACGCCTACGAAGCCATGGAATGCATCGGCGGCAGCGGCGTGATGGAAGACTGCATCATGCCCAGACTGTTCCGGGAATCCCCGGTCAACGCCATCTGGGAAGGCAGCGGCAACGTCCAATGCCTGGACACCCTGCGCGCCATCCAAAAAGAACCCGAAACCCTCGATGCCTTCTTCAAAGAAGCCGCCGAAGCCAAAGGCACCGACCGCCGCTTCGACCAGTTCCTGGCCCAACTGCAAGCCGACTTCTCCGACATCAGCGACTTCCAGTACCGCGCCAGAAACCTCGTCGACCGCCTTGCCCTAGCCATGCAGGCATCCGTACTGCTGCGCTTCGGCAACCAACACGTAGCCGACGCCTTCTGCGCCTCCCGACTGCAAAACAACGGCGGCATGAACTACGGCAACCTCCCGTCCGGCACCAACGTCGCGGCTATTATCAAACGGGCAACGCCTATAGTAGGCTAG
- a CDS encoding TetR/AcrR family transcriptional regulator, translating into MAYRETDKMRQRKAEARENILKCTSQCVAEKGFRSARITTIANLAGVATGTIYRHFESREDLFAEIFRLATQREVDKVAEALAVEGDAVHRLNNALCQFARRALKGPTRAWAMIAEPVDPKVEEERLLYRKAYASLFEQTIQEGIAEGSIPEQDARITSTCLVGAISESLVGPLSPAQTASLPTTKTDQEALINTIVRYCVRGLTGTRS; encoded by the coding sequence ATGGCCTATCGTGAAACCGACAAAATGCGTCAGCGAAAAGCCGAGGCGCGCGAAAACATCCTTAAATGCACGTCTCAGTGCGTGGCTGAAAAGGGGTTCCGCAGTGCTCGAATCACGACCATTGCAAATTTGGCGGGCGTAGCAACCGGCACCATCTACCGCCACTTCGAGTCCCGCGAAGACCTGTTTGCCGAAATTTTCCGGCTGGCTACGCAACGTGAAGTCGATAAGGTGGCCGAAGCGCTGGCCGTAGAAGGCGATGCCGTGCACCGATTGAATAATGCCCTGTGCCAGTTCGCCAGACGCGCCCTGAAAGGCCCCACCCGGGCCTGGGCAATGATTGCCGAACCGGTTGACCCGAAAGTTGAAGAAGAACGACTGTTATACAGAAAAGCCTACGCCAGCCTGTTTGAACAAACCATTCAGGAAGGCATCGCAGAAGGCTCCATACCCGAACAGGATGCCCGCATCACCAGCACCTGTTTGGTAGGCGCCATATCCGAATCACTAGTCGGACCGCTGTCGCCAGCGCAGACAGCCTCACTGCCAACAACAAAAACCGATCAAGAAGCGCTGATCAACACCATCGTTCGCTACTGCGTGAGGGGGTTGACCGGCACCAGGAGCTGA
- a CDS encoding inorganic phosphate transporter, whose translation MASSSGYLDSLLSSPTTERYRVGLSLLFLLGIWLLVGSFSHDLPNGMLLMAAAVIGGYMAINIGANDVANNVGPAVGSGALSLGAAVILAAIFEAAGALIAGGDVVSTIKGGIIDPTTLDDPRSFVWLMTAALLAGALWLNLATWMGAPVSTTHSIVGGVLGAGIAAGGWQIADWAVMGKIAASWVISPVLGGMLAALFLFLINKTVLYRQNLVSSARTFVPWLVSIMAWAFTTYLMVKGVKKIVKVDIVDASLIGLAVAAAVFFAMRNLVSRRAATMENSTDGVNMLFTWPLICAAALLSFAHGANDVANAIGPLAAINDAIQAGGGVVTSASIPLWVMLVGALGLAVGLMLFGPRLIKTVGSEITELDKTRAFCIALSAALTVILASQLGLPVSSTHIAIGGVFGVGFLREYLKSNYATQLHKIIDAHEPAEQERLKPFLDDFRNATLEEMESLLKRAKKKKQQVPLSKSERKRLKKIYKEEMVKRSHLTRIAAAWIITVPASALMAAFLFFALRGMMV comes from the coding sequence ATGGCAAGTTCCAGCGGTTATCTGGATAGTCTTCTTAGCAGCCCAACCACCGAAAGGTACCGTGTTGGCTTAAGTTTGCTTTTTCTGCTCGGTATTTGGTTGCTGGTAGGGTCGTTCAGCCATGACCTGCCCAACGGCATGTTGCTGATGGCCGCCGCAGTGATCGGTGGCTATATGGCTATCAACATTGGTGCCAACGATGTTGCCAATAATGTGGGCCCTGCGGTGGGCTCCGGCGCGTTATCACTGGGGGCCGCGGTTATTCTGGCCGCTATTTTCGAAGCGGCGGGTGCTCTGATTGCAGGTGGTGATGTGGTATCCACCATCAAGGGTGGCATCATAGATCCGACCACGCTGGACGATCCTCGCTCTTTTGTCTGGCTGATGACCGCAGCGTTATTGGCGGGTGCGCTCTGGTTGAATCTTGCCACCTGGATGGGCGCTCCGGTGTCCACCACCCACTCGATTGTAGGTGGTGTTCTGGGCGCGGGTATCGCGGCTGGAGGCTGGCAGATCGCGGACTGGGCGGTGATGGGCAAAATTGCCGCCAGCTGGGTTATTTCGCCGGTGTTGGGCGGAATGTTAGCGGCGCTGTTTTTATTCCTCATCAACAAAACCGTTCTGTATCGTCAGAATCTGGTGTCATCAGCGCGGACGTTTGTCCCCTGGCTGGTTTCGATCATGGCGTGGGCTTTCACCACCTATCTGATGGTCAAAGGCGTCAAGAAAATTGTAAAAGTCGATATTGTTGATGCCTCCTTGATCGGTCTGGCGGTGGCCGCCGCCGTTTTCTTTGCCATGCGGAATTTGGTAAGCCGTCGTGCTGCGACCATGGAGAACAGCACTGACGGCGTGAACATGTTGTTCACCTGGCCGCTGATTTGCGCTGCTGCCTTGCTCAGCTTTGCGCACGGTGCCAACGACGTGGCCAACGCGATTGGCCCTCTGGCTGCCATTAACGATGCCATTCAGGCCGGTGGCGGAGTAGTAACGTCGGCCAGCATCCCGCTTTGGGTAATGCTGGTGGGTGCTCTCGGGCTGGCGGTCGGTTTGATGCTGTTCGGTCCTCGCCTGATCAAGACCGTGGGCAGCGAGATTACCGAACTCGATAAGACTCGAGCCTTCTGTATTGCGTTGTCTGCTGCGCTGACGGTTATTCTCGCATCCCAGCTGGGGCTCCCCGTAAGCTCGACCCATATAGCCATCGGTGGCGTATTCGGTGTGGGCTTCCTGCGGGAGTATCTGAAGTCCAATTATGCGACCCAGCTGCACAAAATTATCGACGCCCACGAACCGGCCGAGCAGGAGCGCCTGAAGCCGTTCCTGGATGACTTCCGCAATGCCACACTCGAAGAGATGGAAAGTTTGCTGAAGCGCGCGAAGAAGAAAAAACAGCAGGTGCCGCTGTCTAAATCCGAGCGTAAGCGTCTGAAGAAGATCTACAAAGAAGAAATGGTGAAGCGCTCGCATCTGACCCGCATTGCGGCCGCGTGGATTATCACTGTGCCCGCATCTGCCTTGATGGCAGCCTTCCTGTTCTTTGCACTGCGGGGCATGATGGTCTGA
- the hemB gene encoding porphobilinogen synthase: protein MSKPHQPLSGRSFPYTRLRRNRASDFSRRMVRENQLTPDNLIYPVFVLEGENQREAVPSMPGVERLSIDLLVEQASELVELGIPAIALFPVVPAEHKNLSGSGAWDSDGLAQRAVRALKKAHPELGVITDVALDPFTTHGQDGIIDNDGYVLNDVTVEALVNQALSHADAGADVVAPSDMMDGRVAAIREALESAGYVNTRILAYSAKYASSYYGPFRDAVGSAGNLGKSNKSTYQMDPANSDEAIHEVVMDLAEGADMVMIKPGMPYLDIVHRVKTELQVPTFVYQVSGEYAMHMAAAQNGWLDGDAVMMESLMAMRRAGADGILTYFAVRAARLMRERQRA from the coding sequence GTGTCAAAGCCGCACCAGCCGCTTTCCGGTCGAAGCTTTCCCTATACTCGTTTACGCCGTAATCGCGCCAGTGATTTTTCCCGCCGTATGGTTCGCGAAAACCAGCTGACGCCGGACAATCTCATTTATCCGGTATTTGTACTGGAGGGAGAAAACCAGCGGGAAGCCGTGCCCTCTATGCCGGGTGTCGAGCGTCTGAGCATTGATTTGCTGGTGGAGCAGGCGTCAGAACTGGTGGAGTTGGGCATTCCGGCGATCGCGCTGTTCCCGGTTGTCCCTGCCGAGCACAAGAACCTGTCGGGCTCGGGTGCTTGGGATTCCGATGGTTTGGCGCAGCGCGCGGTACGGGCGCTGAAAAAAGCACACCCTGAGCTGGGCGTGATTACCGATGTGGCATTGGATCCGTTCACCACTCACGGTCAAGACGGCATCATCGATAATGACGGCTACGTGCTGAACGACGTGACGGTGGAGGCGTTGGTCAATCAGGCACTGTCTCACGCCGACGCGGGTGCCGATGTGGTGGCACCGTCAGACATGATGGATGGCCGGGTCGCGGCGATTCGTGAAGCATTGGAATCGGCCGGTTACGTCAATACCCGAATTCTGGCCTATTCTGCCAAATATGCGTCCAGCTACTACGGGCCTTTCCGGGATGCTGTCGGATCGGCGGGTAATCTGGGCAAGAGTAATAAATCGACCTATCAGATGGACCCGGCTAACAGCGACGAAGCCATTCACGAAGTTGTCATGGATTTGGCGGAAGGTGCCGACATGGTGATGATCAAGCCGGGCATGCCGTATCTGGATATTGTGCACCGGGTCAAAACCGAACTTCAGGTACCGACCTTTGTGTATCAGGTGAGTGGCGAATACGCCATGCATATGGCTGCTGCGCAGAACGGCTGGCTTGACGGAGATGCGGTGATGATGGAAAGCCTGATGGCGATGCGCCGCGCCGGTGCCGACGGCATTCTCACTTATTTTGCCGTGCGTGCCGCCCGATTGATGAGAGAGCGCCAGCGAGCGTAA
- the panP gene encoding pyridoxal-dependent aspartate 1-decarboxylase PanP, which translates to MTGNKKSAQASVEAMYRVFTVPEAPESTLSRIDQNISRNLAGFLQEHIVAVERDLSDVEKNFADSAIPEKPVFVSEQAQFLLDKLVANSVHTASPAFIGHMTSALPYFMLPLSKIMIALNQNLVKTETSKAFTPMERQVLGMIHRLVYDQDGSFYRKWMHSPRHSLGAMCSGGTVANLTALWVARNRAFPAEGSFRGLHEEGLFRALKYYGYEGAAIVVSKRGHYSLRKAADVLGLGRDALVAVETDDNNCIQTDALRDKCLELQKQKIKVMAICGVAGTTETGNVDPLDAMSDIAREFGAHFHVDAAWGGPTLFSRTYRGLLRGIEKADSVTFDAHKQLYVPMGVGLVVFKDPSLASAVEHHAQYIIRKGSRDLGSTTLEGSRPGMSMLIHSGLKILAREGYEILIDQGIEKAKLFAEMITKEPDFELVTEPELNILTYRYCPDIVQKALAVADELQAEKMNSCLNRVTKFIQKTQREHGKAFVSRTRLEPARYYRFPCIVFRVVLANPLTTPEILEDILKEQKELSSSEGIADEIDILHQMANAVLKPAQAKIRGKV; encoded by the coding sequence ATGACCGGAAATAAAAAATCCGCCCAAGCCTCAGTCGAGGCCATGTATCGCGTCTTTACGGTGCCAGAAGCGCCGGAATCCACGCTGAGCCGCATCGACCAAAACATCTCCCGGAACCTCGCCGGCTTCCTCCAGGAACACATCGTTGCCGTCGAACGGGACCTGTCTGACGTAGAAAAGAATTTCGCCGATTCTGCCATCCCGGAAAAGCCGGTTTTTGTTTCCGAGCAAGCCCAGTTCCTGCTCGACAAACTGGTGGCGAACTCCGTACACACCGCATCCCCGGCCTTCATCGGACACATGACCTCAGCGCTGCCCTACTTCATGCTGCCGCTGTCCAAGATCATGATTGCCCTGAACCAGAACCTGGTCAAAACCGAAACCTCCAAAGCGTTCACGCCGATGGAACGCCAGGTATTGGGGATGATTCACCGGCTGGTATACGACCAAGACGGCTCCTTCTACCGGAAATGGATGCACAGCCCCCGCCACTCACTGGGCGCCATGTGCTCTGGCGGAACCGTCGCCAACCTGACCGCCCTCTGGGTTGCCCGCAACCGCGCCTTCCCTGCCGAAGGCAGTTTCCGCGGCCTACACGAAGAAGGGCTGTTCAGAGCACTGAAATACTACGGCTACGAAGGCGCTGCCATCGTGGTTTCAAAGCGCGGCCACTATTCCCTGCGCAAAGCTGCCGATGTCCTGGGCCTGGGCCGGGACGCGCTGGTGGCAGTCGAAACCGACGACAACAACTGCATTCAAACCGACGCACTGCGCGACAAGTGCCTCGAACTGCAAAAGCAGAAAATCAAAGTTATGGCGATCTGTGGCGTTGCTGGCACCACCGAAACCGGTAACGTTGACCCCCTCGATGCCATGTCTGATATCGCCCGGGAGTTCGGCGCACATTTCCACGTTGATGCCGCCTGGGGTGGACCTACTCTGTTCTCTCGCACCTACCGCGGCCTGTTGCGCGGCATCGAAAAGGCTGACTCGGTCACCTTTGATGCCCACAAGCAACTTTATGTGCCGATGGGCGTGGGCCTGGTGGTGTTCAAAGACCCTAGCCTCGCCAGTGCGGTTGAGCATCATGCCCAGTACATCATCCGGAAGGGCTCGCGGGATCTCGGCAGCACCACCCTCGAAGGATCACGCCCGGGCATGTCGATGCTGATTCATTCCGGCCTGAAAATTCTGGCCCGGGAAGGGTATGAAATCCTGATTGATCAGGGCATCGAAAAAGCCAAGCTCTTCGCGGAAATGATTACCAAAGAGCCGGACTTCGAGTTGGTCACCGAACCCGAACTGAACATTCTGACTTACCGGTACTGCCCGGACATCGTGCAAAAAGCCTTGGCGGTAGCCGACGAGCTGCAAGCCGAGAAAATGAACAGTTGCCTGAACCGCGTCACCAAGTTTATCCAGAAAACGCAACGGGAACACGGTAAAGCCTTCGTCTCCCGGACCCGGCTGGAACCGGCGCGCTACTACCGTTTTCCCTGCATAGTATTCCGGGTAGTGCTGGCCAACCCATTGACCACACCCGAAATTTTGGAAGACATTCTCAAAGAACAAAAGGAACTGTCGAGCTCAGAAGGTATTGCCGACGAGATCGACATTCTGCACCAAATGGCGAATGCCGTTCTGAAGCCGGCTCAAGCTAAAATCAGAGGTAAGGTATAA